The Streptomyces sp. NBC_00775 genome includes the window AAACATGGGCATGATCATGGCCGCGTCGCCGGTCCTCATGGCGGTGTACGAACGGGTCGGCGGCGTACGCCTCGGAGCGCGCCGTACCGCCGGGATGCTGATCGCCTGCGCGGGAGTCGTGCTCCTGGTGGGCAAGGGGTCGGCGGCGTCGGGGGACTTCAGCGCGGGCGACCTCTGGATGATCGCGGCGGCGACCTGCTTCGCGTCGTACAGCGCGCTCCTGCGCAGGCGGCCCGCCGAACTCACCGGCCTTGCCTTCCTGTTCACCACCTTCGCCCTGGGCACGGCGATGCTGCTCCCGGCGTACGCGCTGAGCGTGACGGCCCAGGGGACCTTCGCCCCCACCCCCGCCACCGTCGGCCCCCTCCTCTACGTCGGGGTCGCTTCCTCCGCGGTCGCCTTCTTCGCCTGGAACAAGGCCATCTCCCTCATCGGCGCGGCCCGCGCCGGAACGGTCTACTACCTCCAGCCGGTCTTCGTGGCCGCCCTGTCCTACGCCCTCCTCGGCGAGCGGACGACCTGGCCGCAACTCCTCTGCATGGCCCTGATCCTGGGCGGAGTGGTCCTGGGCGCCGCCCCCAGGACCCGCTGAACCGCCGGACGGCGCCCACGAGCCGGCGGGATAGGTTGCCGCCATGGCCGAGTACGACAAGTGGGACATCAGGAAGCTGGAGATCCTGCGGACGCTGCGCGAGCGCGGAACCGTCACCGCCACCGCCCAGGCGCTGCTGATGACCCCCTCGGCCGTGTCGCAGCAGCTGACGAACCTCGCCAAACAGCTCGGGGTGACCCTGCTGGAGGCGCAGGGGCGGCGCGTACGGCTCACGGACGCGGCTGAGCTCGTGCTGCGGCACGCCTCGGCCGTGTTCGAGCAACTGGAGCGGGCCGACGCCGAGTTGGCCGCGTACACCCACGGGGAGGCCGGCGAGGTGCGGGTCGGCGCCTTCTCCACCGCCGTGCCCGCGCTCGTCGTACCGGCCGTGCGGGCGCTCCGCGCGACACGGCCCGGGATCTTCGTACAGGTCCGGGAGGCCGAGGCGGCGGAGGCGTACGAGCTGCTCGGCGCCGGAGCGGTGGACCTCGCCCTGTCGCTGGCCGCGCACGCCCCGTCCGCCGCCGACCCCCGCTTCACCCGGGTCCCGCTGCTCGCCGACCCGCTCGACCTCGCCCTCCCGCACGGGCACGCGCTCGCCGCCGCCCCGGTCGTACGGCTGGCCGACTTCGCCGCCGAGTCGTGGATCTTCGGGGGGAGCGGGCCCTGGTCGGACATCACACGGGGGGCGTGCGAGGCCGCCGGGTTCAGCCCGCATCAGGGGCACTCCGCGGCCGGATGGACCGCGATCCTCGCGATGGTCGAGGCGGGGATGGGCGTCGCGCTGGTGCCGCGCATGGCCGCCGTACGGCGCGAAGGGGTGGTGATGCGGGAACTGGCGGGCGAGCGGCCGCACCGGCATGTGGTCGCGGCGGTGCGCAGGGGAGCGGAGGAAGGGGCCGCCGTGGGATTCGTCCTGGGGGCGCTCCGGGAGGCGGCGGGCGGGCTCGGCCGCTGAGCTCAGGGCCTGCGCACCTCTTACGGCCTGCGCACCTCGTACGGCCGGTGCACCTCTTACGGCCTGCGCACCTCGTACAGGAAGCACCCGTACTCCACCGCCCTGACGTGCACCAACGCCACCGCCGGGTCGGCGAAGGCCTCGTCGAAAGCCTCGGCCAGGGCGTCCTCGAAGGTCCGGCTGGGGTCAGCCTCCGGGGCCTCCACCAGACGTCCGCCCAGGATGTGCCCCTCGGCCGAGTAGCGCCGGACCGTGCGACGGGCGCCCTCGGCGAACGGGTACGCGCCCGTGGCCGGGCCCGCGCAGTCGTCCGCGTGGACGAACACCGGCCCCTGCTCGTCGTACGCGCCCGGCTCGGCGCCCGTCTCGCCCGCCCAGCGGCGCAGCGGGGCGTACGAGACCAGGGCGATCCGCTCCCCGGGCTCGCTGCGGCGCAGACAGCAGCGGAGCGGGGCGCCGCCCTCGTCGTCGGTGAAGGGGACCGCCGGACGGCCCGCGTCGTCGGTGTCGCGGAGTTCCTTCAGGGCCGTCGGCCCGATGGGGTGTGCCGTGTAC containing:
- a CDS encoding DMT family transporter translates to MDRTRTHSVTRTTARKGATGLGIALAAVATVVWSGSFVAARALHDSVPPVQQAFWRWVVALVAVTPFAAREAWRQRALVRRHLGHVLLAALLGVTVYNTLVNQAGVSTSAGNMGMIMAASPVLMAVYERVGGVRLGARRTAGMLIACAGVVLLVGKGSAASGDFSAGDLWMIAAATCFASYSALLRRRPAELTGLAFLFTTFALGTAMLLPAYALSVTAQGTFAPTPATVGPLLYVGVASSAVAFFAWNKAISLIGAARAGTVYYLQPVFVAALSYALLGERTTWPQLLCMALILGGVVLGAAPRTR
- a CDS encoding LysR substrate-binding domain-containing protein, which encodes MAEYDKWDIRKLEILRTLRERGTVTATAQALLMTPSAVSQQLTNLAKQLGVTLLEAQGRRVRLTDAAELVLRHASAVFEQLERADAELAAYTHGEAGEVRVGAFSTAVPALVVPAVRALRATRPGIFVQVREAEAAEAYELLGAGAVDLALSLAAHAPSAADPRFTRVPLLADPLDLALPHGHALAAAPVVRLADFAAESWIFGGSGPWSDITRGACEAAGFSPHQGHSAAGWTAILAMVEAGMGVALVPRMAAVRREGVVMRELAGERPHRHVVAAVRRGAEEGAAVGFVLGALREAAGGLGR
- a CDS encoding DUF1203 domain-containing protein, which encodes MTTYTAHPIGPTALKELRDTDDAGRPAVPFTDDEGGAPLRCCLRRSEPGERIALVSYAPLRRWAGETGAEPGAYDEQGPVFVHADDCAGPATGAYPFAEGARRTVRRYSAEGHILGGRLVEAPEADPSRTFEDALAEAFDEAFADPAVALVHVRAVEYGCFLYEVRRP